From Ictidomys tridecemlineatus isolate mIctTri1 chromosome 2, mIctTri1.hap1, whole genome shotgun sequence, the proteins below share one genomic window:
- the Rnf215 gene encoding RING finger protein 215 isoform X2: MGPAVRPSLKSPPPPPPPPAPSPLLLLLPLLPLWLGLAGPGAAADGSEPAARVGRGGARAVRVDVRLPRQDALVLEGVRIGSEAEPAPQLGGRLLLMDIVDAEQEVPVEGWIAVAYVGKEQAAQFHQENQGSGPQACPKALVQQMQRALFLGASALLLLILNHNVVRELDISQLLLRPVIVLHYSSNVTKLLEALLQRTQATAEITSGESLSANIEWKLTLWTTCSLSKDSYGGWQDLVCLGGSRAQEQVDLFKRRIVRRLASLKTRRCRLSRVAQGHPELVTETCAVCLDYFCNKQWLRVLPCKHEFHRDCVDPWLILQQTCPLCKFNVLGNHYSDE; this comes from the exons ATGGGGCCCGCCGTTCGCCCCTCGCTGAAGTCGCCTCCGCCCCCGCCACCTCCGCCAGCCCCGTCGccgctgctactgctgctgcctCTGCTGCCGCTGTGGCTGGGCCTGGCGGGGCCCGGGGCCGCGGCTGACGGCAGCGAGCCGGCCGCTCGagtggggcggggcggagccCGCGCAGTGCGGGTGGACGTGAGGCTGCCGCGGCAGGACGCTCTGGTCCTGGAGGGCGTCAGGATCGGCTCCGAAGCCGAGCCGGCACCCCAGCTGGGGGGCCGCCTGCTGCTG ATGGACATCGTGGATGCTGAGCAAGAGGTGCCAGTAGAAGGCTGGATCGCAGTGGCATATGTGGGCAAGGAGCAGGCAGCTCAATTTCACCAGGAGAATCAGGGCAGTGGGCCGCAGGCCTGTCCCAAGGCCCTGGTCCAGCAG ATGCAACGGGCCCTCTTCCTGGGAGCCTCTGCCCTACTGCTTCTCATCCTGAACCACAATGTGGTCCGAGAG CTGGACATATCCCAACTTCTGCTCAGACCTGTGATTGTCCTCCATTATTCTTCCAATGTCACCAAGCTGTTGGAGGCACTGCTGCA GAGGACCCAAGCCACAGCTGAGATCACCAGTGGAGAATCCCTGTCAGCCAACATCGAGTGGAAGCTGACCCTATGGACCACCTGCAGCCTCTCCAAGGATAGTTATGGAGGATGGCAGGACTTGGTATGCCTGGGAGGCAGTCGTGCCCAGGAGCAG GTGGACCTGTTCAAGCGGCGTATAGTGCGGAGACTGGCATCCCTTAAGACCCGGCGCTGCCGTCTCAGCAGAGTAGCGCAGGGCCACCCAGAGCTGGTCACTGAGACCTGTGCTGTGTGTCTGGACTACTTCTGCAACAAACAG TGGCTCCGGGTACTGCCCTGTAAGCATGAGTTCCATCGAGACTGTGTGGACCCCTGGCTGATACTCCAGCAGACTTGTCCGCTGTGCAAATTCAATGTCCTAG GGAACCACTACTCAGATGAATAG
- the Rnf215 gene encoding RING finger protein 215 isoform X1, giving the protein MGPAVRPSLKSPPPPPPPPAPSPLLLLLPLLPLWLGLAGPGAAADGSEPAARVGRGGARAVRVDVRLPRQDALVLEGVRIGSEAEPAPQLGGRLLLMDIVDAEQEVPVEGWIAVAYVGKEQAAQFHQENQGSGPQACPKALVQQMQRALFLGASALLLLILNHNVVRELDISQLLLRPVIVLHYSSNVTKLLEALLQRTQATAEITSGESLSANIEWKLTLWTTCSLSKDSYGGWQDLVCLGGSRAQEQKPLQQLWNAILLVAMLLCTGLVVQAQRQASRQSQQEPSGQVDLFKRRIVRRLASLKTRRCRLSRVAQGHPELVTETCAVCLDYFCNKQWLRVLPCKHEFHRDCVDPWLILQQTCPLCKFNVLGNHYSDE; this is encoded by the exons ATGGGGCCCGCCGTTCGCCCCTCGCTGAAGTCGCCTCCGCCCCCGCCACCTCCGCCAGCCCCGTCGccgctgctactgctgctgcctCTGCTGCCGCTGTGGCTGGGCCTGGCGGGGCCCGGGGCCGCGGCTGACGGCAGCGAGCCGGCCGCTCGagtggggcggggcggagccCGCGCAGTGCGGGTGGACGTGAGGCTGCCGCGGCAGGACGCTCTGGTCCTGGAGGGCGTCAGGATCGGCTCCGAAGCCGAGCCGGCACCCCAGCTGGGGGGCCGCCTGCTGCTG ATGGACATCGTGGATGCTGAGCAAGAGGTGCCAGTAGAAGGCTGGATCGCAGTGGCATATGTGGGCAAGGAGCAGGCAGCTCAATTTCACCAGGAGAATCAGGGCAGTGGGCCGCAGGCCTGTCCCAAGGCCCTGGTCCAGCAG ATGCAACGGGCCCTCTTCCTGGGAGCCTCTGCCCTACTGCTTCTCATCCTGAACCACAATGTGGTCCGAGAG CTGGACATATCCCAACTTCTGCTCAGACCTGTGATTGTCCTCCATTATTCTTCCAATGTCACCAAGCTGTTGGAGGCACTGCTGCA GAGGACCCAAGCCACAGCTGAGATCACCAGTGGAGAATCCCTGTCAGCCAACATCGAGTGGAAGCTGACCCTATGGACCACCTGCAGCCTCTCCAAGGATAGTTATGGAGGATGGCAGGACTTGGTATGCCTGGGAGGCAGTCGTGCCCAGGAGCAG aaGCCTCTGCAGCAGCTGTGGAATGCCATTCTGCTAGTGGCCATGCTCCTGTGCACAGGCCTTGTGGTCCAGGCCCAGCGACAGGCATCTCGGCAGAGCCAACAGGAGCCCAGCGGCCAG GTGGACCTGTTCAAGCGGCGTATAGTGCGGAGACTGGCATCCCTTAAGACCCGGCGCTGCCGTCTCAGCAGAGTAGCGCAGGGCCACCCAGAGCTGGTCACTGAGACCTGTGCTGTGTGTCTGGACTACTTCTGCAACAAACAG TGGCTCCGGGTACTGCCCTGTAAGCATGAGTTCCATCGAGACTGTGTGGACCCCTGGCTGATACTCCAGCAGACTTGTCCGCTGTGCAAATTCAATGTCCTAG GGAACCACTACTCAGATGAATAG
- the Rnf215 gene encoding RING finger protein 215 isoform X3, protein MGPAVRPSLKSPPPPPPPPAPSPLLLLLPLLPLWLGLAGPGAAADGSEPAARVGRGGARAVRVDVRLPRQDALVLEGVRIGSEAEPAPQLGGRLLLMQRALFLGASALLLLILNHNVVRELDISQLLLRPVIVLHYSSNVTKLLEALLQRTQATAEITSGESLSANIEWKLTLWTTCSLSKDSYGGWQDLVCLGGSRAQEQKPLQQLWNAILLVAMLLCTGLVVQAQRQASRQSQQEPSGQVDLFKRRIVRRLASLKTRRCRLSRVAQGHPELVTETCAVCLDYFCNKQWLRVLPCKHEFHRDCVDPWLILQQTCPLCKFNVLGNHYSDE, encoded by the exons ATGGGGCCCGCCGTTCGCCCCTCGCTGAAGTCGCCTCCGCCCCCGCCACCTCCGCCAGCCCCGTCGccgctgctactgctgctgcctCTGCTGCCGCTGTGGCTGGGCCTGGCGGGGCCCGGGGCCGCGGCTGACGGCAGCGAGCCGGCCGCTCGagtggggcggggcggagccCGCGCAGTGCGGGTGGACGTGAGGCTGCCGCGGCAGGACGCTCTGGTCCTGGAGGGCGTCAGGATCGGCTCCGAAGCCGAGCCGGCACCCCAGCTGGGGGGCCGCCTGCTGCTG ATGCAACGGGCCCTCTTCCTGGGAGCCTCTGCCCTACTGCTTCTCATCCTGAACCACAATGTGGTCCGAGAG CTGGACATATCCCAACTTCTGCTCAGACCTGTGATTGTCCTCCATTATTCTTCCAATGTCACCAAGCTGTTGGAGGCACTGCTGCA GAGGACCCAAGCCACAGCTGAGATCACCAGTGGAGAATCCCTGTCAGCCAACATCGAGTGGAAGCTGACCCTATGGACCACCTGCAGCCTCTCCAAGGATAGTTATGGAGGATGGCAGGACTTGGTATGCCTGGGAGGCAGTCGTGCCCAGGAGCAG aaGCCTCTGCAGCAGCTGTGGAATGCCATTCTGCTAGTGGCCATGCTCCTGTGCACAGGCCTTGTGGTCCAGGCCCAGCGACAGGCATCTCGGCAGAGCCAACAGGAGCCCAGCGGCCAG GTGGACCTGTTCAAGCGGCGTATAGTGCGGAGACTGGCATCCCTTAAGACCCGGCGCTGCCGTCTCAGCAGAGTAGCGCAGGGCCACCCAGAGCTGGTCACTGAGACCTGTGCTGTGTGTCTGGACTACTTCTGCAACAAACAG TGGCTCCGGGTACTGCCCTGTAAGCATGAGTTCCATCGAGACTGTGTGGACCCCTGGCTGATACTCCAGCAGACTTGTCCGCTGTGCAAATTCAATGTCCTAG GGAACCACTACTCAGATGAATAG
- the Ccdc157 gene encoding coiled-coil domain-containing protein 157 isoform X2 — translation MSQLDAEAKARTSKTGAVGMAHLLGSQSCMDSLRKDLTDLQGAIVDVFSRAGPVRFPSWKFPDRVACDLDMVALLEHYDHVPDDPEFTQLSHAVLLELVIDRLLLLLQSCASYLENLGSGQTMPPAQAAGPCMSVGLTVRRFWNSLLRLGMLYQQVAGQKRAKQGETPISKPTAKGEPARSPECMTAKFIKPPSPTSGLTHTYQGPQRIPVRVSLRYPAGTSKNTKSVQSQTIETALVPCDACTSVQGSLWEVGKVVISLCQSQNLPSSLGQFQQLVQDSMGLRPLPAATMGHWATEQSKDLARLSKHVSTLTQLVGPLRAQLEEAEGQKDGLRKQVGKLEHALKQEQGERQRRAEEAEQHMAQQECDRQHLLAETCDLKTKVATLEEELKQQQESMQAMEAKTQQLQEESERRAVAERQVQQLEEQVQLLAGRLDSAGQQIRWASTELDKEKARVDSMVRHQESLQAKQRALLQQLDILDQEREELRGSLEEAEAQRAQVEEQLQNLQSQREQEQCQLQAQQELLQSLQREKQDMEQVTTDLRLTISELQRELAELRERERLLVAFPDLHKPMEAQIPNSGNVTDDMERQVQANDIRIRVLQEENGRLQSMLSKIHEVAQQGALKASRQVAPSWQQDKQCRQDSARPVSSIPTSAVLHLAQQILPRGHDPLCHLYPEPHPDLGQAEEETVTKPGPGYCKPAPGTTLVGCGRGRDRGQVAGNSQ, via the exons ATGAGCCAGCTAGACGCCGAAGCTAAGGCCAGGACTTCAAAGACAG GAGCGGTGGGGATGGCACATCTGTTGGGCAGCCAGTCCTGCATGGACAGCCTGCGCAAGGACCTCACTGATCTGCAGGGTGCTATTGTGGATGTGTTCTCACGTGCTGGGCCTGTGCGCTTCCCCTCCTGGAAGTTCCCTGACCGTGTGGCCTGTGACCTCGACATGGTGGCCCTGCTGGAACACTATGACCATGTGCCAGATGATCCCGAATTCACGCAGCTGTCCCATGCAGTGCTGCTAGAGCTGGTCATTGACAG GCTCCTGCTGCTACTTCAGAGCTGCGCCAGCTACCTGGAGAACCTTGGCTCAGGTCAGACAATGCCCCCTGCCCAGGCTGCAGGGCCCTGCATGTCCGTGGGGCTCACAGTGCGACGCTTCTGGAATAGCCTGCTAAGGCTGGGCATGCTCTACCAGCAGGTGGCTGGCCAG AAAAGGGCAAAACAAGGAGAGACTCCCATCTCTAAGCCCACAGCCAAGGGAGAGCCAGCCAGGAGTCCTGAATGTATGACTGCCAAGTTCATCAAGCCTCCCTCCCCAACATCAGGCTTGACCCATACCTACCAAGGGCCACAGAGAATCCCTGTCAGAGTCTCCTTGAGGTATCCAGCTGGGACATCCAAGAACACCAAAAGCGTCCAGTCCCAGACCATCGAGACAGCGCTGGTACCCTGTGATGCATGTACCAGTGTCCAGGGCAGCCTTTGGGAAGTGGGCAAAGTGGTCATCAGCCTGTGTCAGAGCCAGAACTTGCCCTCATCCTTGGGTCAGTTCCAGCAGCTGGTACAGGACAGCATGGGGCTCAGGCCACTACCAGCTGCCACCATGGGCCACTGGGCAACAGAGCAGAGCAAAGACCTGGCACGCCTCAGTAAGCATGTGAGCACTCTCACTCAACTTGTTGGGCCCCTTAGGGCCCAACTGGAGGAggctgagggacagaaggatggACTGAGGAAGCAGGTGGGCAAGCTGGAGCATGCCCTGAAGCAGGAGCAGGGCGAGCGGCAGCGGCGGGCAGAAGAGGCTGAGCAGCACATGGCCCAGCAGGAGTGTGACAGGCAGCATTTACTTGCAG AAACATGTGACCTAAAAACAAAGGTGGCCACCCTAGAGGAGGAGCTGAAGCAGCAACAGGAGTCCATGCAGGCAATGG AAGCAAAGACCCAGCAGCTGCAGGAGGAAAGTGAGCGCAGGGCAGTGGCTGAAAGGCAGGTGCAGCAGCTGGAGGAGCAGGTACAGCTGCTGGCAGGGCGGCTGGACAGTGCTGGCCAGCAGATCCGCTGGGCCAGCACAGAGCTGGACAAGGAGAAGGCCCGTGTCGACAGCATGGTTCGCCATCAGGAG TCCCTGCAAGCCAAACAGCGAGCCCTGCTACAGCAGCTGGACATCCTGGACCAGGAGCGTGAGGAGCTACGGGGCAGTCTGGAAGAGGCCGAGGCCCAACGAGCCCAGGTGGAGGAGCAGCTACAGAACCTgcagagccagagggagcaggaacAGTGCCAGCTCCAGGCCCAGCAG GAGCTACTGCAGAGCCTGCAGCGGGAGAAGCAGGACATGGAGCAGGTGACAACAGATCTACGACTGACCATCTCAGAACTGCAACGGGAGTTGGCGGAGCTGAGGGAGCGAGAGCGGTTGCTggtggcctttcctgacctaCACAAGCCCATGGAGGCCCAGATCCCAA ACTCTGGCAACGTCACAGATGACATGGAGAGGCAGGTGCAGGCCAATGACATCCGTATCCGGGTCCTGCAGGAGGAGAACGGGCGGCTCCAGTCAATGCTGTCCAAAATCCATGAGGTGGCCCAGCAGGGGGCCCTCAAG GCCTCTAGGCAGGTGGCACCCTCCTGGCAGCAGGACAAGCAGTGCAGGCAGGACTCTGCCAGGCCAGTCTCGAGCATCCCCACCTCGGCAGTCCTCCACCTGGCCCAACAAATCCTCCCTAGAGGACATGACCCACTCTGCCATCTGTACCCAGAACCCCATCCGGACCTTGGCCAAGCTGAGGAGGAGACTGTCACCAAGCCGGGGCCAGGGTACTGCAAACCAGCCCCAGGAACCACCCTTGTAGGCTGTGGTAGAGGTAGGGATAGAGGACAAGTAGCTGGCAACTCCCAATGA
- the Ccdc157 gene encoding coiled-coil domain-containing protein 157 isoform X1, whose translation MSQLDAEAKARTSKTGAVGMAHLLGSQSCMDSLRKDLTDLQGAIVDVFSRAGPVRFPSWKFPDRVACDLDMVALLEHYDHVPDDPEFTQLSHAVLLELVIDRLLLLLQSCASYLENLGSGQTMPPAQAAGPCMSVGLTVRRFWNSLLRLGMLYQQVAGQKRAKQGETPISKPTAKGEPARSPECMTAKFIKPPSPTSGLTHTYQGPQRIPVRVSLRYPAGTSKNTKSVQSQTIETALVPCDACTSVQGSLWEVGKVVISLCQSQNLPSSLGQFQQLVQDSMGLRPLPAATMGHWATEQSKDLARLSKHVSTLTQLVGPLRAQLEEAEGQKDGLRKQVGKLEHALKQEQGERQRRAEEAEQHMAQQECDRQHLLAETCDLKTKVATLEEELKQQQESMQAMEAKTQQLQEESERRAVAERQVQQLEEQVQLLAGRLDSAGQQIRWASTELDKEKARVDSMVRHQESLQAKQRALLQQLDILDQEREELRGSLEEAEAQRAQVEEQLQNLQSQREQEQCQLQAQQELLQSLQREKQDMEQVTTDLRLTISELQRELAELRERERLLVAFPDLHKPMEAQIPNSGNVTDDMERQVQANDIRIRVLQEENGRLQSMLSKIHEVAQQGALKMIPQDQLWSPPSKGTQGAASRAQAQSTSPGPLGRWHPPGSRTSSAGRTLPGQSRASPPRQSSTWPNKSSLEDMTHSAICTQNPIRTLAKLRRRLSPSRGQGTANQPQEPPL comes from the exons ATGAGCCAGCTAGACGCCGAAGCTAAGGCCAGGACTTCAAAGACAG GAGCGGTGGGGATGGCACATCTGTTGGGCAGCCAGTCCTGCATGGACAGCCTGCGCAAGGACCTCACTGATCTGCAGGGTGCTATTGTGGATGTGTTCTCACGTGCTGGGCCTGTGCGCTTCCCCTCCTGGAAGTTCCCTGACCGTGTGGCCTGTGACCTCGACATGGTGGCCCTGCTGGAACACTATGACCATGTGCCAGATGATCCCGAATTCACGCAGCTGTCCCATGCAGTGCTGCTAGAGCTGGTCATTGACAG GCTCCTGCTGCTACTTCAGAGCTGCGCCAGCTACCTGGAGAACCTTGGCTCAGGTCAGACAATGCCCCCTGCCCAGGCTGCAGGGCCCTGCATGTCCGTGGGGCTCACAGTGCGACGCTTCTGGAATAGCCTGCTAAGGCTGGGCATGCTCTACCAGCAGGTGGCTGGCCAG AAAAGGGCAAAACAAGGAGAGACTCCCATCTCTAAGCCCACAGCCAAGGGAGAGCCAGCCAGGAGTCCTGAATGTATGACTGCCAAGTTCATCAAGCCTCCCTCCCCAACATCAGGCTTGACCCATACCTACCAAGGGCCACAGAGAATCCCTGTCAGAGTCTCCTTGAGGTATCCAGCTGGGACATCCAAGAACACCAAAAGCGTCCAGTCCCAGACCATCGAGACAGCGCTGGTACCCTGTGATGCATGTACCAGTGTCCAGGGCAGCCTTTGGGAAGTGGGCAAAGTGGTCATCAGCCTGTGTCAGAGCCAGAACTTGCCCTCATCCTTGGGTCAGTTCCAGCAGCTGGTACAGGACAGCATGGGGCTCAGGCCACTACCAGCTGCCACCATGGGCCACTGGGCAACAGAGCAGAGCAAAGACCTGGCACGCCTCAGTAAGCATGTGAGCACTCTCACTCAACTTGTTGGGCCCCTTAGGGCCCAACTGGAGGAggctgagggacagaaggatggACTGAGGAAGCAGGTGGGCAAGCTGGAGCATGCCCTGAAGCAGGAGCAGGGCGAGCGGCAGCGGCGGGCAGAAGAGGCTGAGCAGCACATGGCCCAGCAGGAGTGTGACAGGCAGCATTTACTTGCAG AAACATGTGACCTAAAAACAAAGGTGGCCACCCTAGAGGAGGAGCTGAAGCAGCAACAGGAGTCCATGCAGGCAATGG AAGCAAAGACCCAGCAGCTGCAGGAGGAAAGTGAGCGCAGGGCAGTGGCTGAAAGGCAGGTGCAGCAGCTGGAGGAGCAGGTACAGCTGCTGGCAGGGCGGCTGGACAGTGCTGGCCAGCAGATCCGCTGGGCCAGCACAGAGCTGGACAAGGAGAAGGCCCGTGTCGACAGCATGGTTCGCCATCAGGAG TCCCTGCAAGCCAAACAGCGAGCCCTGCTACAGCAGCTGGACATCCTGGACCAGGAGCGTGAGGAGCTACGGGGCAGTCTGGAAGAGGCCGAGGCCCAACGAGCCCAGGTGGAGGAGCAGCTACAGAACCTgcagagccagagggagcaggaacAGTGCCAGCTCCAGGCCCAGCAG GAGCTACTGCAGAGCCTGCAGCGGGAGAAGCAGGACATGGAGCAGGTGACAACAGATCTACGACTGACCATCTCAGAACTGCAACGGGAGTTGGCGGAGCTGAGGGAGCGAGAGCGGTTGCTggtggcctttcctgacctaCACAAGCCCATGGAGGCCCAGATCCCAA ACTCTGGCAACGTCACAGATGACATGGAGAGGCAGGTGCAGGCCAATGACATCCGTATCCGGGTCCTGCAGGAGGAGAACGGGCGGCTCCAGTCAATGCTGTCCAAAATCCATGAGGTGGCCCAGCAGGGGGCCCTCAAG ATGATTCCACAGGACCAGCTCTGGTCCCCTCCCAGCAAGGGAACCCAAGGAGCAGCATCCCGGGCCCAGGCCCAGAGTACATCCCCAGG GCCTCTAGGCAGGTGGCACCCTCCTGGCAGCAGGACAAGCAGTGCAGGCAGGACTCTGCCAGGCCAGTCTCGAGCATCCCCACCTCGGCAGTCCTCCACCTGGCCCAACAAATCCTCCCTAGAGGACATGACCCACTCTGCCATCTGTACCCAGAACCCCATCCGGACCTTGGCCAAGCTGAGGAGGAGACTGTCACCAAGCCGGGGCCAGGGTACTGCAAACCAGCCCCAGGAACCACCCTTGTAG
- the Ccdc157 gene encoding coiled-coil domain-containing protein 157 isoform X3 codes for MASLPTGSCCYFRAAPATWRTLAQKRAKQGETPISKPTAKGEPARSPECMTAKFIKPPSPTSGLTHTYQGPQRIPVRVSLRYPAGTSKNTKSVQSQTIETALVPCDACTSVQGSLWEVGKVVISLCQSQNLPSSLGQFQQLVQDSMGLRPLPAATMGHWATEQSKDLARLSKHVSTLTQLVGPLRAQLEEAEGQKDGLRKQVGKLEHALKQEQGERQRRAEEAEQHMAQQECDRQHLLAETCDLKTKVATLEEELKQQQESMQAMEAKTQQLQEESERRAVAERQVQQLEEQVQLLAGRLDSAGQQIRWASTELDKEKARVDSMVRHQESLQAKQRALLQQLDILDQEREELRGSLEEAEAQRAQVEEQLQNLQSQREQEQCQLQAQQELLQSLQREKQDMEQVTTDLRLTISELQRELAELRERERLLVAFPDLHKPMEAQIPNSGNVTDDMERQVQANDIRIRVLQEENGRLQSMLSKIHEVAQQGALKMIPQDQLWSPPSKGTQGAASRAQAQSTSPGPLGRWHPPGSRTSSAGRTLPGQSRASPPRQSSTWPNKSSLEDMTHSAICTQNPIRTLAKLRRRLSPSRGQGTANQPQEPPL; via the exons ATGGCATCTCTGCCTACAGGCTCCTGCTGCTACTTCAGAGCTGCGCCAGCTACCTGGAGAACCTTGGCTCAG AAAAGGGCAAAACAAGGAGAGACTCCCATCTCTAAGCCCACAGCCAAGGGAGAGCCAGCCAGGAGTCCTGAATGTATGACTGCCAAGTTCATCAAGCCTCCCTCCCCAACATCAGGCTTGACCCATACCTACCAAGGGCCACAGAGAATCCCTGTCAGAGTCTCCTTGAGGTATCCAGCTGGGACATCCAAGAACACCAAAAGCGTCCAGTCCCAGACCATCGAGACAGCGCTGGTACCCTGTGATGCATGTACCAGTGTCCAGGGCAGCCTTTGGGAAGTGGGCAAAGTGGTCATCAGCCTGTGTCAGAGCCAGAACTTGCCCTCATCCTTGGGTCAGTTCCAGCAGCTGGTACAGGACAGCATGGGGCTCAGGCCACTACCAGCTGCCACCATGGGCCACTGGGCAACAGAGCAGAGCAAAGACCTGGCACGCCTCAGTAAGCATGTGAGCACTCTCACTCAACTTGTTGGGCCCCTTAGGGCCCAACTGGAGGAggctgagggacagaaggatggACTGAGGAAGCAGGTGGGCAAGCTGGAGCATGCCCTGAAGCAGGAGCAGGGCGAGCGGCAGCGGCGGGCAGAAGAGGCTGAGCAGCACATGGCCCAGCAGGAGTGTGACAGGCAGCATTTACTTGCAG AAACATGTGACCTAAAAACAAAGGTGGCCACCCTAGAGGAGGAGCTGAAGCAGCAACAGGAGTCCATGCAGGCAATGG AAGCAAAGACCCAGCAGCTGCAGGAGGAAAGTGAGCGCAGGGCAGTGGCTGAAAGGCAGGTGCAGCAGCTGGAGGAGCAGGTACAGCTGCTGGCAGGGCGGCTGGACAGTGCTGGCCAGCAGATCCGCTGGGCCAGCACAGAGCTGGACAAGGAGAAGGCCCGTGTCGACAGCATGGTTCGCCATCAGGAG TCCCTGCAAGCCAAACAGCGAGCCCTGCTACAGCAGCTGGACATCCTGGACCAGGAGCGTGAGGAGCTACGGGGCAGTCTGGAAGAGGCCGAGGCCCAACGAGCCCAGGTGGAGGAGCAGCTACAGAACCTgcagagccagagggagcaggaacAGTGCCAGCTCCAGGCCCAGCAG GAGCTACTGCAGAGCCTGCAGCGGGAGAAGCAGGACATGGAGCAGGTGACAACAGATCTACGACTGACCATCTCAGAACTGCAACGGGAGTTGGCGGAGCTGAGGGAGCGAGAGCGGTTGCTggtggcctttcctgacctaCACAAGCCCATGGAGGCCCAGATCCCAA ACTCTGGCAACGTCACAGATGACATGGAGAGGCAGGTGCAGGCCAATGACATCCGTATCCGGGTCCTGCAGGAGGAGAACGGGCGGCTCCAGTCAATGCTGTCCAAAATCCATGAGGTGGCCCAGCAGGGGGCCCTCAAG ATGATTCCACAGGACCAGCTCTGGTCCCCTCCCAGCAAGGGAACCCAAGGAGCAGCATCCCGGGCCCAGGCCCAGAGTACATCCCCAGG GCCTCTAGGCAGGTGGCACCCTCCTGGCAGCAGGACAAGCAGTGCAGGCAGGACTCTGCCAGGCCAGTCTCGAGCATCCCCACCTCGGCAGTCCTCCACCTGGCCCAACAAATCCTCCCTAGAGGACATGACCCACTCTGCCATCTGTACCCAGAACCCCATCCGGACCTTGGCCAAGCTGAGGAGGAGACTGTCACCAAGCCGGGGCCAGGGTACTGCAAACCAGCCCCAGGAACCACCCTTGTAG